In Flammeovirgaceae bacterium 311, one DNA window encodes the following:
- a CDS encoding penicillin-binding protein, beta-lactamase class C (COG1680 Beta-lactamase class C and other penicillin binding proteins) produces MKQLLISVLIGYILSLPLLVAAQQTPDPKKETEKFLQEAMAKHHIPGLAFAVVKGGKIIHQGQYGKANLSWNAPVDRETAFQTASCSKLFTALLLGRLFEEKILLPEQKLEELLDSIPASWHGITVKQLASHQSGIGMADFNKATTTKEALELAKKQEMTHEPGTRSFYVSSDYWILQYLIEKQTGKPFFEVLAQYVLKPLGMQHTYVNNNDDNGIRTHEVIPKEAAVYAYQDGSYVVSDMQFTRTGYSAGGIYTSIEDMAKIAQVLDEGKFLKPETQQLLLTPVALKGEGFGSFGIGFIAQDFQGHKVSGHSGGPALSDFVRFDKQQLTFIILTNQRGFPPYLAFTLASYYIDGIEKPVLPEHL; encoded by the coding sequence ATGAAACAATTATTAATCTCCGTATTGATCGGCTACATATTGAGCCTTCCGCTACTTGTAGCTGCTCAGCAAACTCCCGATCCAAAAAAGGAAACCGAAAAGTTTCTGCAGGAGGCCATGGCCAAACACCACATTCCCGGACTTGCCTTTGCCGTGGTAAAAGGGGGTAAGATTATTCACCAGGGCCAGTATGGCAAAGCCAACCTGTCCTGGAATGCACCGGTTGATCGCGAAACAGCATTTCAAACCGCCTCCTGCTCCAAGCTCTTTACCGCTTTGCTCCTGGGCAGGCTGTTTGAAGAAAAGATTCTACTTCCGGAGCAAAAGCTGGAGGAGTTGCTGGACAGCATTCCCGCATCCTGGCATGGCATCACCGTCAAGCAGCTGGCCTCCCATCAGTCGGGAATAGGCATGGCAGACTTTAACAAGGCCACCACCACAAAAGAAGCCCTTGAGCTGGCTAAAAAGCAGGAGATGACCCATGAGCCGGGCACCCGTTCTTTTTATGTGAGCTCCGATTACTGGATACTGCAGTACCTAATTGAAAAGCAAACCGGAAAGCCTTTTTTTGAGGTACTGGCGCAGTATGTGCTCAAGCCCCTGGGCATGCAGCATACCTATGTGAATAACAACGATGATAATGGTATCAGAACACATGAGGTTATACCAAAAGAAGCAGCCGTATATGCCTACCAGGATGGGAGTTATGTGGTGAGCGATATGCAGTTTACCAGGACTGGTTATTCGGCAGGCGGTATTTACACCTCTATTGAAGATATGGCCAAAATTGCCCAGGTGCTTGATGAGGGTAAGTTCTTGAAACCAGAAACACAACAGCTGCTGCTAACACCGGTGGCCCTGAAAGGGGAGGGGTTTGGATCTTTTGGCATTGGCTTTATTGCACAGGATTTCCAGGGGCACAAAGTTTCCGGGCATAGTGGCGGACCAGCCCTGTCGGACTTTGTGCGCTTTGACAAGCAGCAGCTTACTTTCATTATCCTTACCAACCAGCGTGGTTTTCCTCCCTACCTGGCGTTTACCCTGGCCAGTTACTACATTGATGGCATTGAAAAGCCTGTACTTCCGGAGCATTTGTAG
- a CDS encoding histidine kinase (COG3292 Predicted periplasmic ligand-binding sensor domain): protein MTAKPFIPLLLWLMVLVGGLCYGTPLQSPKPAHIYLHLDQEDELASNHVLAILQDYKGFLWFGTNNGLQRYDGRQFIHFRHDPRNQNSLASDIVSTLYQDKKGNIWIAAANTVTRFNPASNNFTRIRLPEQSQAVLSGGFYFAEDGEQNVWLVSARDQGAFLFKPDQAAFIAVADPPPFRKQNNTYEPLLQDWQSNETYAYLKDSRGIVWAGSEKLLALYPGAAGFTPIPELKASRYGIEYNRIFCLAEDREKTIWIGTDNGVYYFNPDKQHFFTAPVPGFTPGDAAPLLPTDFLQTQNGEIWVSTLNRGILTYDSQLRPLQQLTVGNPQQAGALQLWCLAQDQQGNIWAGSQAGTLLKIDTSGRTIYRHPGLLAGQTITKAAADASGKLWLGTDQGQLFSFDPITETLQNVALGDASGSTGRIIRILPERADDLWVATSRGGVFKIHKKTLALTQHYSTSSSPFALLSNELGDMQWADSSSLLVSSIAGLHLLDISQETGKIFTTADGLPANAIINVVGAGDGEFFVTPQNGLSRWNINTGRLTTFGARDGLANDPFGFSASHRLLDGRILIGSMNGILYFHPDSLSKAQPPADVLITGLSVYGKPIKLDSALAQNGEILLHHRQNFFTIEYASLNYYDDSRVSYYYQLEGVDRDWIAAGPNRSANYTNIESGKYRFKVKAERDNGASTIHEASLAIRIDQPFWKSWWFRALLVLLAAGLCLVLYRIRIAKLLALQNMRSQISRDLHDDMGSTLSTINILSAMVQQQIRKDPVQAQAQLEKISDYSQRMMESMDDIVWAINPLNDAAQNLVARMRVFCSETLEPRGISFSFTLDEKVAALRLPLAVKHNCFMIFKEAVNNAAKYAQCQSVQISFTVQKKQLLLVISDNGRGFSTNQPREGNGLLNMQARATAIHGELEIVSESGSGITINLKAPLVQQKA from the coding sequence ATGACTGCAAAGCCTTTTATTCCCCTGCTGCTGTGGCTGATGGTGCTGGTCGGCGGGCTATGTTATGGTACACCGCTGCAGTCGCCAAAGCCTGCACACATTTACCTGCACCTCGACCAGGAAGATGAGCTGGCCAGCAATCATGTGCTCGCAATTTTACAGGACTATAAAGGCTTTCTCTGGTTTGGCACCAATAACGGTCTGCAGCGTTACGATGGCAGGCAATTCATCCACTTTCGCCATGACCCCCGCAACCAGAACAGCCTTGCATCAGATATCGTCAGTACTCTGTACCAGGATAAAAAGGGAAACATATGGATAGCCGCTGCTAATACTGTTACACGCTTCAATCCGGCCAGCAACAATTTCACACGAATCAGGCTTCCGGAGCAAAGCCAGGCAGTGCTCTCGGGGGGCTTCTATTTTGCAGAAGATGGAGAGCAAAATGTATGGCTAGTTTCTGCTAGGGACCAGGGAGCCTTTTTATTCAAGCCCGATCAGGCTGCTTTTATAGCGGTTGCCGATCCTCCTCCCTTCCGGAAACAGAACAATACCTACGAACCGCTGCTGCAAGACTGGCAAAGCAACGAAACCTACGCTTACTTGAAAGATAGCCGGGGCATTGTCTGGGCAGGAAGCGAAAAACTACTGGCGCTCTATCCGGGCGCTGCCGGCTTCACCCCCATTCCCGAGCTTAAAGCCTCACGCTACGGCATTGAATACAACCGCATTTTCTGCCTGGCCGAAGACCGCGAAAAAACCATCTGGATTGGCACCGACAATGGTGTTTATTACTTTAATCCTGATAAGCAGCACTTTTTTACAGCTCCTGTCCCCGGCTTTACCCCTGGCGATGCTGCGCCCCTGCTTCCTACAGATTTTCTTCAGACTCAAAATGGAGAAATATGGGTGAGCACGCTGAACAGGGGAATTCTCACATACGATAGCCAGTTAAGGCCTCTTCAGCAGCTGACCGTGGGTAATCCCCAGCAAGCGGGCGCTTTGCAGCTATGGTGCCTGGCACAGGATCAGCAGGGCAACATCTGGGCCGGCAGCCAGGCAGGAACCTTACTAAAAATAGATACTAGTGGCCGCACCATCTACCGCCACCCCGGCCTGCTGGCAGGGCAGACCATTACCAAAGCAGCCGCCGATGCCAGCGGAAAACTCTGGCTGGGCACCGACCAGGGGCAGCTGTTCAGCTTTGACCCCATTACCGAAACCCTCCAAAATGTAGCGCTGGGAGATGCTTCCGGCAGTACCGGCCGTATTATCCGTATACTTCCCGAACGGGCAGATGATCTGTGGGTGGCAACATCCAGGGGCGGAGTTTTCAAAATCCATAAGAAAACACTTGCCCTTACCCAACACTACAGCACCAGCTCCAGCCCATTTGCTCTGCTTAGCAACGAGCTGGGCGATATGCAGTGGGCAGACAGCAGCAGCCTGCTTGTTTCAAGCATTGCAGGTTTGCACCTGCTGGATATCTCTCAGGAAACCGGTAAGATCTTCACCACGGCAGATGGCTTGCCTGCCAATGCCATCATTAATGTAGTAGGGGCAGGCGATGGAGAGTTTTTTGTGACGCCACAAAATGGTTTAAGCCGATGGAACATCAACACAGGTCGCCTTACCACCTTTGGCGCCAGGGACGGCCTTGCCAATGATCCATTCGGTTTCAGTGCCTCCCACCGCCTCCTCGATGGCAGAATTCTGATCGGCAGCATGAATGGGATTCTGTATTTTCATCCCGACAGCCTAAGCAAAGCACAGCCACCTGCCGATGTGCTCATCACCGGCCTTAGTGTTTATGGCAAGCCCATTAAGCTCGATTCTGCCCTGGCCCAGAACGGAGAAATCCTCCTGCACCACAGGCAAAACTTTTTCACCATTGAGTATGCATCGCTTAATTACTACGACGACAGCCGCGTCAGCTATTACTACCAGCTGGAAGGGGTAGACAGGGACTGGATAGCCGCCGGACCAAACAGATCGGCTAACTACACCAACATCGAAAGCGGCAAATATCGCTTTAAAGTAAAAGCAGAAAGAGACAATGGCGCCAGCACCATACACGAGGCAAGCCTGGCCATTCGGATTGATCAGCCTTTCTGGAAAAGCTGGTGGTTCAGGGCACTGCTGGTGCTCCTGGCAGCCGGACTGTGTTTAGTGCTCTACAGAATTCGTATCGCCAAGTTACTGGCTTTACAAAATATGCGTAGCCAGATCTCGCGCGATCTGCACGACGACATGGGATCCACCCTTAGCACCATTAATATACTATCGGCCATGGTGCAGCAACAGATACGCAAAGATCCCGTGCAGGCGCAGGCACAGCTGGAGAAAATCAGTGACTACTCCCAGCGCATGATGGAATCTATGGACGATATTGTGTGGGCCATTAACCCCCTGAATGATGCTGCACAAAACCTGGTAGCCCGTATGCGCGTGTTTTGCTCTGAGACACTGGAGCCCAGGGGTATCAGCTTTAGCTTTACGCTTGATGAAAAGGTTGCTGCGCTCCGACTGCCGCTGGCTGTAAAGCATAATTGCTTTATGATCTTTAAGGAAGCCGTGAACAATGCTGCAAAATATGCCCAGTGCCAGTCGGTACAGATTAGCTTTACGGTTCAGAAAAAACAGCTGCTCCTGGTGATTAGCGATAACGGCAGGGGCTTTAGTACTAACCAGCCCCGGGAGGGTAATGGCCTGCTCAACATGCAGGCACGTGCCACGGCCATACATGGAGAGTTGGAGATTGTTTCCGAAAGCGGCAGCGGCATCACCATAAACCTAAAGGCTCCCTTAGTTCAGCAGAAAGCTTAA
- a CDS encoding putative transcriptional regulatory protein yxjL (COG2197 Response regulator containing a CheY-like receiver domain and an HTH DNA-binding domain) — protein sequence MIKVLIYDDNKPLREGLSMLISGSDGFVVAGTYPNCNQVAEEVSLHQPDVVLMDINMPGIGGLAGLQLIKNRFPGVKVVMLTVFDDNQTVFDAMKAGADGYLLKKTPPAKLLEYLQDVYGGGAAMSASVARQVLQLFAHPPVAQQITDYQLSEREKQVLQWLVNGYSYKLIAAELHISLETVRSHIKKIYEKLQVHSKTEAVTKAFKNKLV from the coding sequence ATGATCAAAGTACTAATTTACGACGATAACAAGCCCCTGCGGGAAGGACTTAGTATGCTGATCAGCGGTTCTGATGGCTTTGTGGTAGCAGGCACCTACCCCAACTGCAACCAGGTGGCAGAGGAGGTAAGCCTTCATCAACCCGATGTAGTACTGATGGACATAAACATGCCTGGTATCGGTGGCCTGGCCGGGCTTCAGCTGATTAAGAACAGGTTCCCGGGGGTAAAAGTGGTGATGCTAACTGTTTTCGATGATAACCAGACCGTATTCGATGCCATGAAGGCCGGTGCCGATGGCTATTTACTGAAGAAGACCCCACCCGCCAAGCTACTGGAATACCTACAGGATGTTTACGGAGGTGGCGCTGCCATGAGCGCATCTGTGGCCCGCCAGGTACTGCAGCTGTTTGCCCACCCGCCCGTGGCACAACAGATTACTGATTATCAATTGAGTGAGCGTGAAAAACAGGTGCTGCAGTGGCTGGTAAACGGCTACAGCTATAAGCTGATTGCTGCCGAACTACACATTTCGCTGGAGACTGTACGCTCCCATATCAAGAAGATCTACGAAAAACTCCAGGTCCATTCCAAAACGGAAGCGGTTACGAAAGC